The genomic window GGCGTACGCGCGCGTCGCGGAGGACCTGGCCGACATCGAGGTCCCCGACTACGCGCAGGTCATCCGGACCATGGGTGCCGAACTCTGTCGGATCGCCTCCCACATGCTCGCGCTCGCGACGTTCGCGCTGGACGTCTACGGCGACTTCACCGCCATCTTCCAGTACGGGATGCGCGACCGGGAAGTCGTACAGGATATTCTCGAGGACCTCACCGGCCAGCGGCTCATGTTCAACTACTTCCGGCTGGGCGGGGTCGCCTGGGACCTGCCGGAGCCCCGCGAGGAGTTCATCGCGAAGACGCGGGACTTCCTCGACGAACTCCCCGCCAAGGTCGACGAGTACAACGACCTGCTGACGGGCAACGAGATCTTCCAGGTCCGCTGTCACGATACGGGGGTTCTGGAACCCGAAGCCGCCAAGGACTACGGCTGTACGGGCCCGGTCGCCCGCGGCTCCGGAATCGACTACGACCTCCGGCGGGACGACCCCTACGGCTACTACGACGAACTCGAGTGGGACGTCGTCACCGAACCGGGCTGTGACAACTACAGCCGCGTCCTCGTGCGGATGCGGGAAGTCGAGGAGTCGGCCAAGATCATCGAGCAGTGTCTCGACCTCCTCGAGGACTGGCCCGAAGACGAACGGGAGATTCAGGCCAACGTGCCGCGAACGCTCAAGCCGGACGCGGACACCGAGGTCTATCGGGCCGTCGAGGGCGCGAAGGGCGAACTCGGGATCTACATCCGCGCCGACGGCACCGACAAGCCGGCCCGGTTCAAGATCCGCAGCCCCTGTTTCCACAACCTCTCGGCGCTGCCCGAGATGGCGAACGGGGAGTACGTCCCGGACCTGATCGCGTCGCTGGGTAGCCTGGACATCGTGCTCGGGGAGGTGGACCGGTAAGTATGGTCGACGGATACACAGCGGTCCCGCTGCAGAGCGACGACACGGTCTTGCTCCCCGAGCGGATCGGCGAGCTAACGGGACTGGACGGCTTCGGCGTCGGGGGCGAACTGCTCGCGACGTTTATCGCCGCGTTCGTCATCGGGAATCTGATGCTGGCGATGACCGGCGTCGCCGGCCCGTGGGCCAAGCGGAAGATCACCGCCGCGTTCACCGACCGGATCGCGGTCAATCGACTCGGCCCGGGGGGGATCTTCATTATCCTCGCCGACGCCGTTCGCCTGCTCTCGAAGGAGTTAGTCGTTCCCGAGAACGCCGATCGGCCGGCCTACGACCTCGCGCCGATCGTCGTCGCGGGCTCGGCCCTGCTGGGCTTCGCCGTGATCCCGATGGGCAGCGGCGTTCACCTCGCCGATCCCGAGGTCGGACTGGCGTACGTCTTCGCCGTCTCGGGAATCGCGAGCCTCGGTCTGGTGATGGCCGGCTACGCGTCGGCGAACAAGTACTCGCTGATCGGCGGCCTCCGCGCGGTGGCACAGAACATCGCCTACGAGATTCCGCTGGTCGTCACCGGCATGTCGGTCGTGATCTTCGCCGGAACCCTCCAGCTGAGCGATATCGTCGCGGCGCAGGCCGAACCGCTGATTTCGTTCGCGGGCGTGGAACTCCCGCGCTGGTACGCGCTGGTCAACCCGTTCGCGTTCGTCCTCTTCCTGGTCGCGAACTTCGCGGAAGTCGGCCGTAATCCGTTCGACACGCCGGAAGCGCCGACCGAAATCGTCGCCGGCTACCAGACCGAGTACTCCTCGGTCTACTTCGTGTTGATCTACCTCGGGGAGTTCCTCCACATCTTCCTCGGCGGTGCGATCATCGCGACGATCTTCCTCGGCGGCCCGGCCGGACCCGGCCCGGCGGAACTCGGCATCGTCTGGTTCCTCGTCAAGATCTGGGCGGTATTCTTCCTGACCCAGTGGCTCCGCTCGGCGGTGCCCCGGGTCCGGATCGACCAACTGATCGAGATCGGCTGGAAGGGACTGCTCGTCCTTTCCTTTGCGAACCTGATCCTCACCGCAGTGATCGTGGGGGTACTAGCATGATCGGCATCCTCAAATCCATGGCCACGACGATGAAGCACGCACTGGACGGGTCGACCTTCACGGTCGAGTATCCCGAGACAGCACCGGACGTCTCCCCGCGGTTCAGGGGCGTCCACAAGTTCAGCCAGGAGCGGTGTATCTGGTGTCGCCAGTGTGAGAACGTCTGTCCGAACGATACGATCCAGATCGTGACGAACGACCAGCGACAGGGCGAGCAGTACAACCTCCACATCGGACAGTGCGTCTACTGCCGGCTCTGCGAGGAGGTCTGCCCCGTCGACGCCATCCTGCTGACCCAGAACTTCGAGTTCACCGCCGACACGAAACACGACTTCGTCTACAACAAGGAACAGCTGAAAGCGGTCCCGTGGTACAAGGACATCGACCCGCTCGAGTCGCGCGAACCCGACCGGGGCGCGTGGATTGGCGAGGGCGAAGGGGAGGTCGATTACCAGTAACCATGCTCGAAACGATCGCATTCGCGGCCTTCGCGCTCGTGACGCTGCTCAGCGCGCTGGGCGTGGTCCTCCTCGAGGAGCCCTGGCACGCGGCGCTCATGCTCGGCGTCGCCCTGATGAGCATCGCGGTTCACTTCGTGATGCTCGCCGCCGAGTTCGTCGCCATGATGCAGATCCTCGTCTACGTCGGCGGGGTGCTGGTCCTCATCACGTTCGCCGTGATGCTCACCCAGCGCGACGAACCGACGTCCGAAGAGGTGGTCCAGACATGACGAACCGACCGAGACTCCGACTCGGGAAGACGCTCGTCCCCGGGTTGTTGGCCGTCGGACTGTTCGCGCTGATGGCGCTGGTCGTCCTCAACACGCCGTTCGAGCCGATGGCCGACGGCGGCTTCGAGGCCGAATCGATCACCGCCGCCATCGGCTACGCGCTGTTCGACCTCGAGGCGCTTCAGCAGGACGCGGGCGTGATGGGAACCGAACCGTTCCTCGCGGCGTTCCTGCTGGTCGCGGTCGCCCTCGACGCGGCGCTGGACGCCTCGCTGGTCCTCGCGAAACACGAGGAGGCGGGCGAACCCGTCTCGCCGCTCTCGAGTACGGGCCCCGACGACGCCGGCTCCGGCGCCCGTCCGGCCACCGACTCGAGCGGCTTCGGCCGCTCGGAGCCGACGGCGACCGACGGCGGTCGGTCCGAGACCGACGCTGACGCGGACTCGAACTCGAACGGAGGTGACCGTCAGTGACGGTCGCCGTCGAGTACTACGTCCTGCTGTCGATGGCCGTCTTCTGTATCGGCCTCATGGGGATCCTGACGCGTCGGAACGCACTGCTGTTCCTGATGTCCGTCGAACTCATGCTGAACGCGGCGAACATCAATCTGATCGCGTTCGCGTTCTATCACGGCAACCTCACCGGGCAGGTGTTCGCGCTGTTTACCATGGCACTCGCCGCCGCGGAGGTCGCCGTCGGACTCGGGATCATCCTGGTGCTGTATCGCAACTTCCGTGACGTCGACGTCACGGTTCCAACGACGATGAGGTGGTAAGATGGTAGGAACAGGTGCAGGCCCATTCAGTTACGCTCCGGCGATCGCACTGTTCCCGCTCGCGGCGTTCGTCATCTCGCTCGTCTTCGGCCGACAGTTGCCGAAGAAGGGCGCGATTCCGGGTATCTTCGCGACGGCAGCCTCGCTGCTGTTCTCGCTGTGGATGTTCGCGACGGTCGCGGGCGGCGAAACGTATCACGAGACGCTCTACGAGTGGTCGGCCGGCGCGGTCACGACCGAGGTCGGCGCCGAGGAGATCGCCTTCTCCTTCGGCCTGCTGATCGATCCGCTGTCGGCGCTGATGCTGATCATCGTCTCGCTGGTCGCCTTCCTCGTCCACGTCTTCAGCCTCGGCTACATGAACGACGAGGGCGAGACCGGGCTGCCGCGGTACTACGCCAGCCTCGGTCTCTTCACCTTCAGCATGCTCGCGTTCGTCTACGCGGACAACCTGCTGATGGCGTTCATGTTCTTCGAACTCGTCGGCCTCTGTTCGTACCTGCTGATCGGGTTCTGGTTCCGGACGAAGTCGGCCCCCTCGGCCGCGAAGAAGGCGTTCCTCGTCACCCGCTTCGGCGACTACTTCTTCCTGATCGGCGTCGTCGCCATCGCGTCGACGTTCGGCACGGTCGCCTTCGCCGGCGAGGAGTCGTTCGTCGTCGCCGCCGAGACGGCCATCGAGGACGGGACGACGCTGTTCGGCTTCGACGCCCAGACGTGGGTGACGATCACCGGACTGCTCGTGCTGGGCGGCGTCATCGGTAAGTCCGCGCAGTTCCCGCTGCACACGTGGCTGCCCGACGCCATGGAGGGCCCGACCACCGTCTCCGCGCTCATTCACGCGGCGACGATGGTCGCGGCCGGCGTCTACCTGGTCGCCCGGATGTTCGGCTACTACGCGCTGTCCCCGACCGCGCTGGCGATCATCGCCTTCGTCGGCGGCTTCACGGCGCTGTTCGCCGCGACGATGGGCGTCGTCAAAGACGACATCAAGCAGGTGCTGGCCTACTCGACGATCAGTCAGTACGGCTACATGATGCTGGGGATGGGCGTCGGCGGCTACGTCGCCGGAGTCTTCCACCTCATGAACCACGCCTTCTTCAAGGCGCTGCTGTTCCTCGGCTCCGGCGCCGTCATCGTCCTCATGCACCACGAACAGGACATGTGGGAGATGGGCGGCCTGAAGGACAAGGCGCCGGTCACCTACTACACGTTCCTCGCGGGCGCGCTCGCGCTCGCCGGGATCGTCCCCTTCTCCGGCTTCTGGTCGAAAGACGAGGTGCTGTTCGACGCGCTGATCGTCGGCCTCGAGCAGCCCGTGATCCTCGCGGCCTACGCGATGGGACTGCTCGCCGTCTTCTTCACCGGGTTCTACACCTTCCGGATGGTCTTCCTGACCTTCCACGGCGAGCCCCGTTCCGAGACGGCCGAGAACCCACACGGCGTCGGCTGGTCGATCAAGACGCCGCTGGTCGTGCTCGGCCTCCTCGCGGCGCTGGCCGGCTTCGTCAACCTCGCGCCGATCGCCAAACTCGCCGGGACCGACATCACGTTCCTCGAGCACTGGCTCGACGGCGAGTACGGCTACGTCGAGGGACTGACCTACCACCACTACCACGAGATGGTGGCCTTCGAAGAGGGGTACATCGGCTCCGAGACGACGACGATGCTGCTCAGCGCCGGCCTCTCGCTGGGACTGGCGCTGGCCGGTGCCTTCGCGGCGCACACGCTGTACAACGTCCCCGAACCGAAGCGACACACGACGAAACTCGGCGGCGCCTACAACGTCCTGCGGCACAACTACTACCAGGACGAGTACCAGGTCTGGCTCGCCGAGGGGCTCACGCTGCCGCTGGCGCGGGCGGCCGACCTGTTCGACCGATCCGTTATCGACGGCGCCGTCGACGGCGTCTCGGACGCCAGCCTGTTCGGCAGTAGCTGGGTGAAACGCATCCAAACAGGGCTCGTGACGAACTACGCGGCGCTGATCGTGGCCGGGTTCGTCGCGTTGCTCCTCGGTCTCGGACTCTACGGAGGGTGGTTCTGATGATGATCGAAGCACTGATCGCGGTCGCACTGATCGGCGCGCTCGTCACGTTCGTCGCGCCGAATCGCGTTGCGGGCAAACTGGCCTTCGCCATCAGCCTCGTGCCGGCCGCGCTCAGCCTGTGGATGTTCACCGCCTTCGACGGCAGCGGCAACGCCTTGCTCGACGGCGACCTCGCCTTCGAGTCCCACCTCGAGTGGATCCAGTTCGGGGACTACTCGATCGAGTGGTTCGTCGGCCTCGACGGCATCAGCCTGCCGCTCGTGGTCATGACGACGATCCTCTGCTCGCTGGCGATCCTGAGCTCGTGGACGCCGATCGATCGGCGCGAGTCCCAGTTCTACGGGCTCGTGCTGTTCATCGAGGCGAACCTGATCGGCGTCTTCTCGGCGCTGGACTTCTTCGTCTGGTTCATCTTCTGGGAGGCCGTCCTGATCCCGATGTATCTGCTGATCGGGGTCTGGGGCGGTCCGGACCGGAAGTACGCCGCGATCAAGTTCTTCGTCTACACGAACGTCGCGTCGCTGCTGATGTTCGGGTCGTTCATCGCGCTCGTCTTCGGCCTCGGCGACGCCGCGACGAGTTTCGCGCTGCCGGAGGTCGCCGACGCGATGGTCAACGGCGGCGGCGTCCAGTCGAGCGTCTTCGGTATCGATCCGGGGACGTTCACGGCGCTCGTGTTCATCGCGCTGTTCCTCGGGTTCGCCGTGAAGGTGCC from Haloterrigena sp. KLK7 includes these protein-coding regions:
- a CDS encoding complex I subunit 1 family protein, which gives rise to MVDGYTAVPLQSDDTVLLPERIGELTGLDGFGVGGELLATFIAAFVIGNLMLAMTGVAGPWAKRKITAAFTDRIAVNRLGPGGIFIILADAVRLLSKELVVPENADRPAYDLAPIVVAGSALLGFAVIPMGSGVHLADPEVGLAYVFAVSGIASLGLVMAGYASANKYSLIGGLRAVAQNIAYEIPLVVTGMSVVIFAGTLQLSDIVAAQAEPLISFAGVELPRWYALVNPFAFVLFLVANFAEVGRNPFDTPEAPTEIVAGYQTEYSSVYFVLIYLGEFLHIFLGGAIIATIFLGGPAGPGPAELGIVWFLVKIWAVFFLTQWLRSAVPRVRIDQLIEIGWKGLLVLSFANLILTAVIVGVLA
- a CDS encoding NADH-quinone oxidoreductase subunit J, with translation MTNRPRLRLGKTLVPGLLAVGLFALMALVVLNTPFEPMADGGFEAESITAAIGYALFDLEALQQDAGVMGTEPFLAAFLLVAVALDAALDASLVLAKHEEAGEPVSPLSSTGPDDAGSGARPATDSSGFGRSEPTATDGGRSETDADADSNSNGGDRQ
- the nuoK gene encoding NADH-quinone oxidoreductase subunit NuoK; amino-acid sequence: MTVAVEYYVLLSMAVFCIGLMGILTRRNALLFLMSVELMLNAANINLIAFAFYHGNLTGQVFALFTMALAAAEVAVGLGIILVLYRNFRDVDVTVPTTMRW
- the nuoL gene encoding NADH-quinone oxidoreductase subunit L; translated protein: MVGTGAGPFSYAPAIALFPLAAFVISLVFGRQLPKKGAIPGIFATAASLLFSLWMFATVAGGETYHETLYEWSAGAVTTEVGAEEIAFSFGLLIDPLSALMLIIVSLVAFLVHVFSLGYMNDEGETGLPRYYASLGLFTFSMLAFVYADNLLMAFMFFELVGLCSYLLIGFWFRTKSAPSAAKKAFLVTRFGDYFFLIGVVAIASTFGTVAFAGEESFVVAAETAIEDGTTLFGFDAQTWVTITGLLVLGGVIGKSAQFPLHTWLPDAMEGPTTVSALIHAATMVAAGVYLVARMFGYYALSPTALAIIAFVGGFTALFAATMGVVKDDIKQVLAYSTISQYGYMMLGMGVGGYVAGVFHLMNHAFFKALLFLGSGAVIVLMHHEQDMWEMGGLKDKAPVTYYTFLAGALALAGIVPFSGFWSKDEVLFDALIVGLEQPVILAAYAMGLLAVFFTGFYTFRMVFLTFHGEPRSETAENPHGVGWSIKTPLVVLGLLAALAGFVNLAPIAKLAGTDITFLEHWLDGEYGYVEGLTYHHYHEMVAFEEGYIGSETTTMLLSAGLSLGLALAGAFAAHTLYNVPEPKRHTTKLGGAYNVLRHNYYQDEYQVWLAEGLTLPLARAADLFDRSVIDGAVDGVSDASLFGSSWVKRIQTGLVTNYAALIVAGFVALLLGLGLYGGWF
- a CDS encoding NADH-quinone oxidoreductase subunit I encodes the protein MIGILKSMATTMKHALDGSTFTVEYPETAPDVSPRFRGVHKFSQERCIWCRQCENVCPNDTIQIVTNDQRQGEQYNLHIGQCVYCRLCEEVCPVDAILLTQNFEFTADTKHDFVYNKEQLKAVPWYKDIDPLESREPDRGAWIGEGEGEVDYQ
- a CDS encoding NADH-quinone oxidoreductase subunit D → MSTGLERSQPPVEVSEDELEALLGDRALARDDHLNAPGFVVRPDDVQSVLSDLKERAGFDHLSNLTAQQYEDRYESIYHLKKYADPTQEVSIVVPTPIDDPVSESAAPVFSTADWHEREAFDLVGIDYEGHPDPRRILLPETWQGHPLSLDYDQEKPQLVTLTDHANPIQPDHHDAESDTMFLNIGPHHPATHGVLHLETVLDGETVVDVDPDVGYLHRCEEQMCQNGTYRHQIMPYPDRWDYVSAGLLNEWAYARVAEDLADIEVPDYAQVIRTMGAELCRIASHMLALATFALDVYGDFTAIFQYGMRDREVVQDILEDLTGQRLMFNYFRLGGVAWDLPEPREEFIAKTRDFLDELPAKVDEYNDLLTGNEIFQVRCHDTGVLEPEAAKDYGCTGPVARGSGIDYDLRRDDPYGYYDELEWDVVTEPGCDNYSRVLVRMREVEESAKIIEQCLDLLEDWPEDEREIQANVPRTLKPDADTEVYRAVEGAKGELGIYIRADGTDKPARFKIRSPCFHNLSALPEMANGEYVPDLIASLGSLDIVLGEVDR
- a CDS encoding NADH-quinone oxidoreductase subunit J; translated protein: MLETIAFAAFALVTLLSALGVVLLEEPWHAALMLGVALMSIAVHFVMLAAEFVAMMQILVYVGGVLVLITFAVMLTQRDEPTSEEVVQT